GTACTGCAAAGCATTTAACTGGGACATTTAGActgaaaattatatgtatataataaaatttaaaaattaataatactgttGTTAAGTTATCTatcagtttacaatattgaaATCTTAATCACCAATTTGGTCTTGTATTCAATTTGATTCAAGAAAGTAAATGAACTAAAGAATCTAAATTCTAAACAGCTTCTATTCCAGCCAAAATATGATTCCTTTTCAAGATTTCAATCTAATGCAAAATCCTACCAAGcgattatgaatttaaattttagtattatgaTATATGTGTTTACATAAATGGTTTATATCATTATAAACACAAGGCtggtttgaaaattaataatttaaatcaacgTTTTTCTCAGCAAGCTTGCATTGTAATTCTTTTACACAGCACTTATTACTCCACATTCTGATTCACTCTCCAAACATCAATGAATACTTCACTTAggtgattaatttttttaaaactaaattactatttgaaataatcaaaaagaaaattaagcatCCTTTGAGATTATACAATACTactaatatttaagaatataaaaatgacaCGTCCTGTGGTTCAAAGTATCGGTTACTGGTAATATTATTGAGAGCAAACAGCTGATATTTGGGAGTTAGTTTTTAAGCTGGAAAATTCCTCAGTGTGTTCATTATTAGATGCTCAGTCAGATTATTTTGAAGTAAAGCAAATCTTACAAGTAAATGTAGTAAAACTTAAACACAGTGAATGTTCTGCTctatttaatttccaataataatattacaaatagtcTGACAACTGAAAGAAGAAGAAACCTTTCTCAAACATAACTAATACCATgaagaaatttgtttgtttattgttgtagAAATATACTGATTTACAATATCTATCAACTTCTCAATCAATTCCTATTCAGAATATACTGCTCATAcctaattttccttaaaaaaaaaaactttagaatacatttttatctactCGTTATGGAGGCATACTTACAATACTGAAGAGTTTCTCTTGCTTCCAAAATAGGCTCTCTGCGACATCAGGTGAACTCCTCGTGACATCAGTCACTAGTACGTTATCATTGCTGAGCTCCAACAGCCTGGTGTAGTACTGTGACAGCCGGATGCACCAGTCCTCCAAGCTACCTCGGTCCTCCACATACAACTCCGAGGTGACCTTGCAAATCCACTCGAGCGCTTGGCAGTTCTCGTCATTCATCTGAATCAGCTTGCCTGCGTATGTTAACAAACTGATGCAATTTCTTCTGGTTGTACAACAGCTTGAAGCAGGCCTGACAATGGTCATTCTCCAATTCTGAGTCCGGTCTATTTAAAACTTCTTCACACTGaaattgtaagtaaatttaattgttttatacataattatgttgtgTTTAAATGGCCACTAATTTCtctttgtttaaattaagttttttgtaacCAGCCTATACTTAGTTATCAGATTTGATGGACAATAGAGTAAACAAGTATAATGATTTCTATCAAATTCACCCActgtaaaaaactgttaaaatattttgtgtagtaaaagagattaaaaaaacaGAACCGTTTTTAAAGCGTTCATTACATAGAACAAATCTATTAGAATTGTAATGAACAATCTTTGTCTTTACAAAATACAGTATGTCTTGTGTAAACTTTCTAAACTCCattgaaaagaaaaagaaaaggtgTGGTAAGAAAAGGAGTTCAAAACACctaataaatatttgcatattcaACAAAAATGCTCTACATGTAAAAAAAGAGGAGAAAGTTGAGAAATCTTCAGATCCGGAAGATCTAGTGGAAACGGTTACCAAAATACCAAGATACAAGCAAATAGCTTAAAAAAGGAAAACCATTCTGCTAAGGAAGGCTCCCTTTAACTCATCTGTCACTTCCTGAGTATTCCTCCAGAAGAAAAGAAAACCTTGTGTCCCACAAGGAGATGTGTAGTTTGCCTGAGCATTACATACAATGAGAGTTACATTATCAGTGCAGAGATTGTGATGTAGGTCAGTGCGCAGCTACTTGCTTCAATGGTTTCCATATTGAAAAAAGTACTAAAACCAGCATTCACAAATGAGtatgtgtaaataatgtttataatgtgtGAAAAAGTGTTGTACTTCgatttttattcatgtaaaatacAAATGTCTAATTCTACAATAAAACAGACTAAAGgttgagattttgaaaatttttagctcaagaaataaaaataatattgtgattaaaatgggagcaatacatttttttttaattaataaaggaaGAAGgactcttttaatttttaataagctgTTAAGGGATTACAATAACATGCATATTCATATCTTACCAATTTTAGATTCTGTGCTGGAATTTCATCAACATGTGACAGATATTGAACAACTAATTTACGTAAAGCATCTAATTTGACACTATCATTTGTGTCTTTATATTCTATCAGTATTTGTCCTATACTGTcatcacttttaaattttgtaattatcatctgtatttttaacattgtgtcACACCACTTTGAAGTttcactgaaacaaaaatataatcgaATGAAAGATTTCTTATACATTTTCTctcattttatcattatttaacaGCAGATTAGTCACTCTTCTATTATAATTCAGACATTgctatatttttcgttttatcaTAACActcaaaattaacaattacaaatttttagacatgctattatttattaccttctttaatattccaaaattataaGAATgtatcaaaactaataatagttaaaaaaagag
The DNA window shown above is from Homalodisca vitripennis isolate AUS2020 unplaced genomic scaffold, UT_GWSS_2.1 ScUCBcl_5892;HRSCAF=12844, whole genome shotgun sequence and carries:
- the LOC124373557 gene encoding uncharacterized protein LOC124373557, coding for MLKIQMIITKFKSDDSIGQILIEYKDTNDSVKLDALRKLVVQYLSHVDEIPAQNLKLCEEVLNRPDSELENDHCQACFKLLYNQKKLHQFVNIRRQADSDE